The Gloeobacter morelensis MG652769 genome contains the following window.
TTCGAGCGTGCTCGCCATCGCCTCGACCGCCAGGCGCGATCCTTTCTGGCTTCTGAAGTGGCGAATGCTGCCGTGGCCGTCGGCGACTGCCAAAATGGGCCGCTCGCCGGTGCGCCAGGTAATGGCGTCCTGGTTGGGCAGGCCGCTGGTGTAGTGGGATGCGCCGCGCACGGAGCAACCGGTGATTTGCCAGATTTCGCTCATCATCGCCCTTGGGCGGAGACCGCCCCAGCCGGCTCGACGCTCCCCCACGAACGCGCCAAACACAATCGGCAACGCGTCGATCGTACCAGTATCGGACAGAGCCGCACCCCCTGCTTGAGCGGTGTTGCGGTGCGCGGTGGGGAGTGCCACCATTGATGGCGTTGCCGCGTTGAAGCGAAAAGATGGCCTATCTCTGGTTCAAAGCGTTTCACATCGTCGGGTTTGTCACCTGGTTTGCGGGGCTTTTTTACCTGGTGCGCCTGTTTATCTACCACGTCGAGGCGAACGAGCAGCCGGAAGCGGCCCGGGCCATTCTCAAAAAGCAGTACGAAATTATGGAAAAGCGGCTGCTCAACATCATCACGACTCCCGGCATGGTGCTGACGGTGGCGATGGCCGTGGGCATGCTCGTCGTACAGCCCGACTGGCTCAAGGCGGGCTGGTTGCACATCAAGCTCACCCTGGTGGTGGTGCTCATGGGCTATCACTTCTACTGCATGCGACTGCGCACGCAACTGGCGGCGGGCACCTGCCGCTGGGGTCCGAAGCAGCTGCGCGCCCTCAACGAAGCGCCGACCATCTTGCTGGTGACCATCGTGCTGCTGGCGGTCTTCAAGAACGACCTGCCCACCGACGCCACCGCCTGGATTGTCTTTGGACTGGTGGCCAGCTTCGCTATCACCATCCAGCTCTACGCCCGCAAGCGTCGGCTGGACAAAGAAAAACAACTTGCTTCCCAGGGGGGCCAGCCCTAAAAAAGGTGCCGGGGAATGCTCCCCGGCACCTGAAGTCGAAGTTTGTTGCGCTTAGAGACCCTGCTTCTGCGCTTCGAACTCCTGCACTTTTTCGACCTGTTTTTTCTTGAGCACCAGCAGCAACTGGCAGACAAAAGCTGCCGCCAGAAAGGCCACCAGCCAGGTCACCCGCTGCGGATCTTGCAGGACGACGTCGCGCTCCTCCTGGCCGTAACCGCCGACGTTCGGGTCGTTGGTCAGCGGAGCGCCCGCCTTGATCTGGGCGCCCTGCTTGACGGTATCGAGCAGTTTGGGTCCGGGCGGGATATTGACCACGCTCGCCTTGCCCTTCTCGTCGGTGATCGTCACCCGGGTGCCGCCCGTGTACTCGAAGTCGGTAGCCTCGGTCCCCAGACCGTACTGCAGCTTGTCGGTAAAGGTGACCCCCGTCTGGACGGCGCTGATCGTGCCTGCTACCGGGGCGTTGTACTGGGCGTTGTTGCTCGCCACACCGTTGGAGTAGACCTGGCCGCGGCCACGGTTGGCGCCCACGTAGACGCCGTATTTGCCGAAGTTCACCTTGGCGTCTTTGGCGTTCGGGTCGGGGGCTTTGACCGGCACGATAAATTCCTGCCCCGGCACCGTCGAGCCGTCGATCTGGTTGATGATCAAAATATTCGAGCGCTCGGGCTTGTCGGCATAGAGAGGAGTCACCCCGCCGTACTTCTCAATCGATTCTTTGGCCTCGGCGCTCCATTCTTTCTCGTCGGCGACGGTGAAACCTTCCGGTAACTGAATGTAGGCACCGATCTGCATCGGCGCCGGGCTGCCGTCCGCACCCACCTGTTGGATTTTGGTGTCGTAGGGGACGTGGATTTTCAAGTCGAAGACCTTACCCGGCAGCACCGACTGCGGCACTTCGATTTCGGTCGGCTTGGCTGCCAGGTGGCAGTTGGCGCAGACAATCTTGCCCGAGGACTCGCGCGCTTCCTCGTAGCCCGCAGCGAAACTCGGCCAGGCCAAGGCCCTGTGCGGCACGCTCACCAGTCCTACCAGCGCCGCCGTCAGGCCGAAGGCACCGGCTATCCATTGCTTTTTCATGCTTCGATACCCTCTGCGTCGCTTACTTCGCCCAGTACGGATCTTTGTTGCACCACAAGTCGGTGCAGCGGAAGTCCTGCTCGGTCCAGGGTGCAATCAGCACCTTGTCCTCGGAGACGGTGGTTTTGACCAGCGCCAGCGGTTGAGGCGCCGGACCGCGCTCCAGACCACCGTCGGCATTGTAGACCGATCCGTGGCAGGGGCACTTGAATTGTTTGGCACCGTTGTCCCAGGGCACCACGCAGCCCAGGTGGGTGCACACGGCATTGATGCCGAAGTTGGCGACTTCTTTTTGATCGTTGATGACGATGTAGGTGGCGTCACCGCCGTTGACGTCGAGGCCCAGGGTGAGCACCCGCTCGCCCGGCGTTACTGCGGCCAACAACTTGGAGACAGAAATGTCCTTGCCTTCTTTGTC
Protein-coding sequences here:
- a CDS encoding apocytochrome f (cytochrome f, with cytochrome b6, subunit IV, and the Rieske protein, makes up the large subunit of the cytochrome b6-f complex; cytochrome b6-f mediates electron transfer between photosystem II and photosystem I) translates to MKKQWIAGAFGLTAALVGLVSVPHRALAWPSFAAGYEEARESSGKIVCANCHLAAKPTEIEVPQSVLPGKVFDLKIHVPYDTKIQQVGADGSPAPMQIGAYIQLPEGFTVADEKEWSAEAKESIEKYGGVTPLYADKPERSNILIINQIDGSTVPGQEFIVPVKAPDPNAKDAKVNFGKYGVYVGANRGRGQVYSNGVASNNAQYNAPVAGTISAVQTGVTFTDKLQYGLGTEATDFEYTGGTRVTITDEKGKASVVNIPPGPKLLDTVKQGAQIKAGAPLTNDPNVGGYGQEERDVVLQDPQRVTWLVAFLAAAFVCQLLLVLKKKQVEKVQEFEAQKQGL
- the petC gene encoding cytochrome b6-f complex iron-sulfur subunit codes for the protein MSESAAQEIPMSRRQLLSFVTGGAIAATTAATLYPVVLYFLPPSTAGGGEGVAAKDKEGKDISVSKLLAAVTPGERVLTLGLDVNGGDATYIVINDQKEVANFGINAVCTHLGCVVPWDNGAKQFKCPCHGSVYNADGGLERGPAPQPLALVKTTVSEDKVLIAPWTEQDFRCTDLWCNKDPYWAK
- the hemJ gene encoding protoporphyrinogen oxidase HemJ; amino-acid sequence: MAYLWFKAFHIVGFVTWFAGLFYLVRLFIYHVEANEQPEAARAILKKQYEIMEKRLLNIITTPGMVLTVAMAVGMLVVQPDWLKAGWLHIKLTLVVVLMGYHFYCMRLRTQLAAGTCRWGPKQLRALNEAPTILLVTIVLLAVFKNDLPTDATAWIVFGLVASFAITIQLYARKRRLDKEKQLASQGGQP